A genomic window from Candidatus Thermoplasmatota archaeon includes:
- a CDS encoding PAS domain S-box protein produces MRDEPDIVKELREEEKLGKICSHMNNRFSAFTTLQESQNLEAEKTIFISGYKEKKAKKDLELGTPEEKYKTIFENYAIAITLADDKERIVSWNKYTEELLNMDEADLFMRPVSSLYPPEEWQRIRAEDVRKKGIKYKMETRMIKKGYGYIYVEISLCTLKGAEGKIVGSVGIIKDITEQKKIQRELAESEEKYRTIFDNSAVAITLTDDKERIISWNKYTEKLLDMSYEDLYLKPVFLLYPPEEWKKIRAENVRQKGMQHHLETKMYKKNNELIDVDISLSVLKDYNGRIVGSIGVIKDITEQKKIERALAYEHNLLQSLLDNIPDSIYFKDKKNRFIKVNKAKAMHSNVKTEDMIGKTDFDFLSDKVARSIDEDDYKIIETGKPIINKIEKIRDVDGVERWVSVTKIPRFDENGKVIGTMGISRDITDLKRADDEIRRSEKRYRNLFDTSIYPIVILDKKGFVSDINQCVTKLLGYTKKNLVGNNFVKSGIIKECDVTKILENFKKHMSNEKTKPFEVELVAKNGEVIPVEINANPLIEDNKILGDLLILRDLREKREREKIEKELVESEKKFREIFDASGDILLYLDVNGKILDINKVALNFLGLSKEKVVGKSFYDIEGIFSPDDIKRHREAIQGVIRGEKINDYECDLFTKGGVIYRFLFSNDVISTEEGDIKGILVKGKDVTQRQRAWDELVRLEERYRVLAETSADGVLTIDSLGRLTYVNPSFERMCGRRKSQILATSFRDYLSNDSIYVFQQAFIDIRKENKKIENIELELINAEGSSIPIEVNIAPLKKNDKFAGVVATIRDITERKRIEDELKKSERLKTEFMNIAAHELKSPVTPIKGYLDLIIQDKEASERVKNWARISLRNSERLLKLVSDILDVSRLDSDTMRFEMEKLDTGELLKEIAEDMKLAVTSKHLDFIVKIPKDLPSIMGDRNRLSQVFKNLLANAVKFTDNGSITLGAEEDKDHVKIYVEDTGIGISEDELHKIFNKFYQAYTGPDRKNEGVGLGLFICKEIISKHNGRIWAESKLGEGSKFIVRIPCIKRVNDL; encoded by the coding sequence ATGAGAGATGAACCCGATATAGTTAAGGAGCTTAGAGAAGAAGAAAAACTAGGCAAGATTTGCAGTCATATGAACAACAGGTTTTCAGCGTTCACAACATTACAAGAATCACAAAACTTGGAAGCTGAGAAAACAATTTTTATATCTGGTTACAAAGAAAAAAAAGCCAAGAAAGATCTTGAGCTTGGTACTCCAGAAGAAAAATATAAGACGATTTTTGAAAACTATGCCATTGCTATAACTCTAGCTGATGATAAAGAGCGTATTGTTTCATGGAACAAGTATACTGAAGAGCTGCTGAATATGGATGAGGCTGATTTGTTTATGAGGCCTGTTAGCTCGCTTTATCCACCTGAGGAGTGGCAGAGGATAAGAGCAGAGGATGTCAGGAAAAAAGGGATAAAGTACAAGATGGAAACAAGGATGATAAAAAAAGGCTATGGTTACATCTATGTTGAGATATCGTTGTGTACCCTCAAGGGGGCTGAGGGCAAAATAGTTGGTTCTGTTGGTATCATAAAGGATATAACAGAGCAAAAGAAAATCCAGAGAGAACTAGCTGAGTCTGAGGAGAAGTATAGGACGATTTTTGACAACTCTGCTGTAGCAATCACTTTAACTGATGATAAAGAGCGTATTATATCATGGAACAAGTACACAGAAAAACTTCTTGATATGAGCTATGAGGATCTATATTTGAAGCCTGTTTTTTTACTTTATCCACCTGAGGAGTGGAAAAAGATTCGTGCTGAGAATGTTAGGCAAAAAGGTATGCAACATCATCTTGAAACAAAGATGTATAAAAAGAATAATGAGTTGATTGATGTAGATATCTCACTTAGTGTTTTAAAGGATTACAATGGCAGAATTGTTGGTTCAATCGGCGTAATTAAGGATATAACCGAGCAGAAAAAAATTGAGAGGGCTTTGGCTTATGAACATAACCTGTTACAATCCCTTTTAGACAATATCCCTGACTCTATTTATTTCAAGGATAAAAAGAACAGGTTTATAAAGGTTAACAAAGCGAAGGCTATGCATTCTAATGTTAAAACAGAGGATATGATTGGTAAAACAGATTTTGATTTCTTGAGTGATAAAGTTGCTAGAAGTATCGATGAAGATGATTATAAAATAATTGAGACGGGTAAACCAATTATAAATAAAATTGAAAAAATTAGGGATGTGGATGGTGTTGAACGTTGGGTTTCTGTTACAAAAATACCACGTTTTGATGAGAACGGGAAAGTCATTGGTACGATGGGGATTTCTAGGGATATCACTGATCTAAAGAGGGCTGATGACGAGATCAGGAGGTCGGAGAAGAGATATAGGAACTTATTTGATACTTCTATTTATCCAATTGTTATACTTGATAAAAAAGGTTTTGTTTCTGATATTAATCAGTGTGTTACAAAATTGTTAGGTTATACCAAAAAGAATCTTGTTGGTAATAATTTTGTTAAATCAGGGATTATAAAAGAATGTGATGTTACTAAGATTCTTGAGAATTTTAAAAAGCATATGAGTAACGAAAAAACTAAGCCGTTTGAGGTTGAGTTAGTTGCAAAGAACGGAGAAGTTATTCCTGTTGAGATAAATGCAAATCCTTTAATTGAGGATAACAAAATTCTTGGTGATCTTCTTATTTTGAGGGATTTACGTGAGAAACGTGAGAGAGAGAAAATCGAGAAAGAGCTTGTTGAGTCTGAGAAAAAGTTTAGGGAGATTTTTGATGCATCTGGTGATATTTTGTTGTATCTTGATGTTAATGGAAAAATTTTGGATATTAATAAGGTGGCTTTGAATTTCTTGGGTTTAAGTAAGGAGAAGGTTGTTGGTAAATCGTTTTATGATATTGAAGGTATTTTTTCACCAGATGATATTAAGAGGCATCGTGAAGCGATTCAAGGGGTTATTCGTGGTGAGAAAATCAATGATTATGAGTGTGATCTTTTTACTAAGGGTGGTGTGATTTATAGGTTTTTGTTTTCTAATGATGTTATATCAACTGAGGAAGGGGATATTAAGGGTATTCTAGTTAAGGGTAAGGATGTTACTCAGCGTCAGAGAGCTTGGGATGAGTTGGTTAGGTTGGAGGAGAGGTATAGGGTTCTTGCTGAGACATCTGCTGATGGTGTTTTAACTATCGATTCTCTTGGTCGTCTGACTTATGTTAACCCGTCTTTTGAGAGGATGTGTGGTAGGCGTAAAAGTCAGATTCTTGCTACGTCGTTTAGGGATTATTTATCAAATGATTCAATTTATGTTTTCCAGCAGGCTTTTATTGATATTAGAAAAGAAAATAAAAAGATTGAGAATATAGAACTGGAGCTCATTAACGCAGAGGGTAGTAGTATTCCTATTGAGGTTAATATTGCTCCTTTGAAGAAGAATGATAAGTTTGCTGGTGTTGTCGCTACTATTAGGGATATAACTGAGCGGAAGAGAATTGAGGATGAGTTGAAAAAATCTGAGCGGCTTAAAACAGAGTTTATGAACATCGCGGCTCATGAACTCAAGTCACCTGTTACACCAATAAAGGGTTATCTTGATCTCATAATACAGGATAAAGAGGCTAGCGAGCGGGTAAAGAACTGGGCTAGGATCAGCTTGAGGAACTCTGAGCGTCTGTTGAAACTTGTTAGTGACATCTTAGATGTCTCGAGGCTTGATAGCGACACGATGAGATTTGAGATGGAAAAACTTGATACAGGTGAGTTACTAAAGGAAATCGCTGAAGATATGAAGCTTGCTGTTACTAGCAAGCATCTTGATTTTATAGTTAAAATACCAAAGGATCTACCTAGCATAATGGGTGATAGGAATCGCCTGTCGCAGGTTTTCAAGAATCTATTGGCTAACGCAGTTAAGTTTACAGACAATGGGTCTATAACTCTTGGTGCTGAGGAGGATAAGGATCATGTTAAAATCTATGTGGAGGACACAGGTATAGGTATATCAGAGGATGAGTTACATAAGATATTCAACAAGTTTTATCAGGCATACACTGGTCCTGACCGTAAAAACGAGGGTGTTGGTCTGGGTTTGTTTATATGCAAAGAAATAATCAGTAAACATAATGGTAGGATATGGGCTGAGAGCAAGCTTGGTGAGGGTAGTAAATTTATAGTAAGAATCCCATGTATAAAAAGAGTTAATGATCTATAA
- a CDS encoding DNA-directed RNA polymerase subunit N, giving the protein MIPVRCFTCGKVIGELYEQYKVRKEAYDKAIKAGEKPKETPKQILDDLGLDRYCCRRMILTHVDLLQDAAPYE; this is encoded by the coding sequence ATAATACCTGTTAGATGTTTCACATGTGGAAAAGTAATTGGTGAGCTTTACGAGCAATACAAGGTTAGAAAAGAGGCGTATGACAAGGCTATTAAGGCTGGTGAAAAACCTAAAGAAACGCCTAAGCAGATCCTTGATGATCTTGGTTTGGATAGATACTGTTGTAGACGCATGATTCTTACACATGTTGATTTACTTCAGGATGCCGCGCCTTACGAGTAG
- a CDS encoding 30S ribosomal protein S9, producing the protein MVKKVVNSSGKRKTAVARATIQKGTGLIRINKKPLELYEPNIARFKIMEAIKAAENYIDKVDIDVDVSGGGFMGQASAVRTAIARGLVEYTGDPNLKLAFLDYGRDLLVSDPRRKEAKKQLGRGARKKRQKSYR; encoded by the coding sequence ATGGTGAAGAAGGTTGTTAACTCATCTGGTAAAAGAAAAACCGCGGTTGCTAGAGCAACTATCCAGAAGGGAACTGGTTTAATTAGAATTAACAAGAAACCACTTGAGTTGTATGAGCCTAATATAGCTCGTTTTAAGATAATGGAGGCTATTAAAGCAGCTGAGAATTATATTGACAAAGTTGATATTGATGTTGATGTGAGTGGCGGCGGTTTTATGGGACAGGCTAGCGCTGTTCGTACCGCCATAGCCCGGGGCTTAGTTGAGTACACTGGTGACCCAAATTTGAAGCTTGCCTTTTTAGATTATGGTAGGGATCTGCTTGTTAGCGATCCCAGAAGAAAAGAGGCTAAAAAACAACTTGGTCGTGGTGCGAGAAAGAAAAGACAGAAATCATATAGGTGA
- a CDS encoding 50S ribosomal protein L13 gives MVTIIDANGATLGRLSTSVAKRLLNGEEIVVVNSEKAVVSGKKTSLKEIYTHKRELGTYRKGPFYPRMPDKIVKRTIRGMIPYQTPKGRLAFKRLKCYVGVPKEFEGKKFEVIETAKKQLVDYMTVDEISRSLGANY, from the coding sequence ATGGTTACGATTATTGATGCCAATGGTGCTACACTCGGGCGTTTAAGTACCAGTGTTGCGAAGCGTTTACTCAATGGTGAAGAGATTGTTGTTGTGAACTCTGAGAAAGCGGTTGTATCAGGTAAAAAAACGTCTCTTAAAGAGATTTATACTCATAAGAGAGAACTGGGTACTTATCGTAAGGGACCTTTTTATCCACGTATGCCTGATAAGATCGTTAAACGTACAATTAGAGGCATGATCCCTTACCAAACTCCAAAGGGCAGGTTAGCTTTTAAAAGGCTGAAATGTTATGTTGGTGTCCCAAAGGAGTTTGAGGGAAAAAAATTTGAGGTTATTGAAACAGCTAAAAAACAGCTCGTTGATTATATGACTGTTGATGAGATTTCAAGATCATTGGGAGCGAATTATTGA
- a CDS encoding 50S ribosomal protein L18e gives MARKTKKTNPRLLALIQDLKKNSSENDAAIWKDIALRLEKPLRNWPEVNLDRINKYVREGETALVPGKVLSSGNLSKKVSVAAWSFSGRSQEKIKKAGGKHMLIEELMKSNPKGENIRILG, from the coding sequence ATGGCTAGAAAAACAAAGAAGACAAATCCTAGATTATTAGCTTTGATACAGGATCTGAAGAAAAACTCATCTGAGAATGATGCTGCTATTTGGAAGGATATAGCTTTGAGACTTGAAAAGCCTCTTAGAAACTGGCCAGAAGTTAACCTTGATAGAATAAATAAATATGTTCGTGAGGGGGAGACCGCCCTTGTTCCAGGTAAGGTGTTATCTTCGGGTAATTTAAGTAAAAAGGTTTCTGTTGCTGCCTGGTCTTTTTCCGGGAGATCACAGGAGAAGATTAAAAAAGCAGGTGGTAAACACATGCTTATAGAGGAATTGATGAAATCTAACCCTAAAGGGGAGAACATAAGGATACTGGGATGA
- a CDS encoding TIGR00725 family protein produces MKKLIAVCGSDADDRTLSDYALEVAEKVGRLIAQKGGVLACGGRGGVMRAACKGAKEENGITVGIMPNSKYEANEFIDIAIQTNLGNIRNILVAGSADAVIAIGGRWGTLSEISFAMILSKPLVLIKGTGGCVDKIIDGLIMQDIESKYYVANSSEEAVEKAFEIINS; encoded by the coding sequence ATGAAAAAACTTATAGCAGTATGTGGAAGCGACGCCGATGACCGAACTTTATCAGATTATGCGTTAGAGGTAGCAGAAAAAGTTGGTAGATTGATTGCACAAAAAGGCGGTGTCCTTGCATGTGGTGGTAGAGGCGGTGTAATGAGAGCAGCATGCAAAGGAGCGAAAGAGGAAAACGGTATCACAGTTGGGATAATGCCAAATTCAAAATATGAGGCAAACGAGTTTATAGATATAGCAATACAAACCAACCTTGGGAACATACGTAATATCCTAGTTGCAGGATCTGCAGATGCCGTAATCGCAATAGGGGGTAGATGGGGCACCCTAAGTGAAATATCATTTGCTATGATACTAAGCAAACCTCTTGTCCTGATAAAGGGCACAGGTGGATGTGTTGATAAAATAATAGATGGTCTTATAATGCAGGACATAGAATCTAAATATTATGTTGCAAACTCATCTGAGGAGGCAGTAGAAAAAGCATTTGAAATTATAAATAGTTGA
- a CDS encoding glycosyltransferase: MERNFFLKILKILNETEYNVIATYTTILNENDLPNLNENILLKKFIPDITSLSKRTDLAIIHGGHGTVYTAAYSGKPIIGIPLHIEQQYNLDCLVRHASAIRLSKTFFKEKNLLNAIEKIFSSYDTYLHNAQILSQRLPKPEGDKNAAKRIIEILNQYRYS; encoded by the coding sequence ATGGAAAGAAATTTTTTTTTAAAAATTTTAAAAATTTTAAATGAAACAGAATACAATGTTATAGCTACATATACCACAATATTGAATGAAAATGATCTGCCGAATTTAAACGAAAATATCCTCCTCAAAAAATTTATTCCAGATATAACCTCTTTAAGCAAGAGAACTGATTTGGCTATTATACATGGGGGTCATGGTACTGTTTATACGGCTGCTTACTCAGGCAAACCCATTATTGGTATTCCATTGCATATTGAACAACAATATAATTTGGATTGTTTGGTTCGTCATGCATCTGCTATAAGATTATCTAAAACATTTTTTAAAGAGAAAAATTTATTGAATGCTATTGAAAAAATTTTTAGCAGCTATGATACTTATCTGCATAACGCGCAAATATTGTCCCAGAGGCTACCTAAACCTGAAGGTGATAAAAATGCTGCGAAGAGAATCATCGAGATATTGAATCAATATAGATACAGCTAA
- a CDS encoding flavodoxin domain-containing protein, whose translation MKVFIVYDSKYGNGKKCVEYLQGVISKKGHDVKAFSVHGIPPKSLTEADLYIFSSPTHMKGPTWKMKRFLKKLDISQTGGRYSLMTTHMAPEIDINTIQVMEDILESKGFKKVSGDLRIKVTGIKGPLESGYEKKIDDFVNTLFKN comes from the coding sequence ATGAAAGTGTTTATAGTATATGATTCAAAATATGGGAATGGTAAGAAATGTGTTGAATACCTTCAGGGTGTTATTAGCAAAAAAGGGCATGATGTAAAAGCCTTTTCTGTGCATGGGATTCCTCCGAAATCTCTTACAGAAGCTGATTTATATATTTTCAGTTCACCAACTCATATGAAGGGACCAACTTGGAAGATGAAGAGGTTCCTAAAGAAGTTAGACATCAGCCAAACTGGTGGTAGATATTCTTTGATGACTACACATATGGCTCCAGAGATTGATATCAACACAATTCAAGTTATGGAAGATATATTAGAATCTAAAGGATTCAAAAAAGTTTCAGGTGATCTTAGAATTAAGGTGACTGGTATAAAGGGGCCACTTGAGAGTGGTTACGAGAAAAAAATTGATGATTTTGTTAACACCCTCTTTAAAAACTAA
- a CDS encoding isoprenylcysteine carboxylmethyltransferase family protein, whose amino-acid sequence MLNYKPPKELRALFIVHYAPLILIILTGPLTALYSVWEIPVDKNLSITLGIIIFLLGAFVYFKWELFWHKTYHGQLVTEGIFRYIRHPHYTSLLIIGFGLALFFYSTFALAIAIVAIPIMIWSIIDEEKLLIKQYGEEYKEYMKKVPWRIIPRIF is encoded by the coding sequence ATGTTAAACTATAAACCACCAAAAGAACTAAGAGCGCTTTTTATTGTTCACTACGCCCCACTCATACTAATAATATTAACCGGGCCGCTAACAGCTTTATACAGTGTCTGGGAAATACCAGTAGATAAAAATCTGAGTATCACATTAGGCATAATCATTTTTTTACTAGGGGCATTTGTTTATTTTAAATGGGAGTTATTCTGGCATAAAACATACCATGGACAACTAGTTACTGAAGGGATTTTCCGTTACATAAGACATCCACACTACACATCGTTACTAATCATCGGTTTTGGATTAGCATTATTTTTCTATTCAACGTTCGCACTCGCAATCGCAATAGTTGCAATACCAATAATGATCTGGAGCATAATTGACGAAGAAAAACTACTAATAAAACAATACGGTGAAGAATACAAAGAATACATGAAAAAAGTACCATGGAGAATTATACCAAGAATCTTCTAA
- a CDS encoding ATPase domain-containing protein → MVNMQKLEERSSGLERLKTGIQGLDNLLGGGLPKGSITLVSGPPGSGKSIFCFQFINEGIKNEEKCLFLTLDKKIEGILTQARQIGFDFQPAIEKKLAKFLFLNISKKLVYETMTNEILSGGYKRIVLDSITPLSEMPMYIKNEEQRSDISIITPDEFPSETNLPIRRLHLRYIIGALESVDSTSVVTSELPANSQLLSRDGISEFLADGVIVLSLDPTMDRRKLAVMKMRNTRHTLKPQDIIIDYGGIKLL, encoded by the coding sequence ATGGTGAATATGCAAAAACTAGAAGAGAGGTCATCTGGTTTAGAAAGACTCAAAACTGGTATACAAGGACTAGATAATCTTCTTGGTGGAGGCTTACCAAAAGGATCAATTACATTGGTATCTGGACCACCTGGAAGTGGCAAAAGCATATTCTGTTTCCAGTTCATAAATGAGGGGATAAAAAACGAAGAAAAATGCCTTTTCCTAACATTAGACAAAAAAATAGAGGGTATACTAACACAGGCAAGACAGATAGGCTTCGACTTTCAACCAGCTATAGAAAAAAAACTAGCAAAATTCCTGTTTTTGAATATAAGCAAAAAACTTGTTTACGAAACCATGACAAACGAAATCCTATCTGGTGGATACAAAAGAATTGTATTAGACTCCATAACACCACTCTCAGAAATGCCTATGTACATAAAAAATGAAGAACAACGAAGCGACATTAGCATAATAACACCAGATGAGTTCCCATCTGAAACCAACCTACCTATCAGAAGACTACACCTACGTTACATAATAGGTGCATTAGAGTCAGTGGATTCAACCTCTGTAGTAACATCAGAGCTACCAGCCAATTCACAACTTCTATCAAGAGATGGGATATCAGAGTTTCTAGCAGACGGTGTAATAGTACTAAGCCTAGACCCAACTATGGACAGACGTAAACTAGCAGTAATGAAAATGAGAAACACAAGACACACACTAAAACCACAAGACATAATAATAGACTACGGCGGCATAAAACTATTATAG
- a CDS encoding ATPase domain-containing protein yields MEKVKDTDSTKKSDVLKTGISGLDNLFSAGGIPKGNSVLVAGGTGTGKSTLCRQICYNLISKGRKCMYVSFEESAERIERSMINFGWDVRKFIENGNFLIQKINPLDILRMKFGSAGGSGSATEISYKIKPLVIPKDFQPEVIAVDSLTAIISASVSKEKNYRVYLQQLFNFFEETGATSFLITETEQIPTKYSDTGIEEFLADGIIVLYNIQKKDTREGAIEVLKMRYSGHQKNIVSMEITDHGIKVFPDKHVSIV; encoded by the coding sequence ATGGAAAAAGTAAAAGATACAGATTCGACTAAAAAATCTGATGTGCTCAAAACAGGTATTAGCGGACTCGACAACCTGTTTTCAGCAGGTGGTATACCAAAGGGTAATTCTGTTCTAGTGGCTGGTGGGACTGGTACAGGTAAAAGTACATTGTGCAGACAGATTTGCTATAATCTCATCTCTAAAGGTAGAAAATGTATGTACGTGAGTTTTGAGGAAAGTGCTGAGCGTATAGAGCGCAGTATGATTAATTTTGGTTGGGATGTTAGAAAGTTTATTGAAAATGGTAATTTTTTGATTCAAAAAATTAACCCACTTGATATACTTCGTATGAAGTTTGGTTCAGCTGGTGGCTCTGGTTCCGCAACTGAGATTTCTTATAAGATTAAACCGTTGGTTATCCCTAAGGATTTTCAGCCTGAGGTTATAGCCGTTGATTCTTTAACAGCTATTATTTCTGCTTCTGTGAGTAAAGAAAAAAATTACCGCGTGTATTTGCAGCAGTTGTTTAATTTTTTTGAGGAAACAGGTGCCACATCGTTTTTAATTACTGAAACTGAGCAGATTCCAACAAAGTATAGCGATACTGGCATAGAAGAGTTTTTGGCTGATGGTATAATAGTTTTGTATAATATTCAGAAGAAGGATACACGTGAGGGTGCTATCGAGGTTTTAAAAATGCGTTATAGTGGGCATCAAAAAAATATTGTTTCTATGGAAATTACCGACCATGGTATTAAAGTTTTTCCAGATAAACACGTTTCAATAGTTTAA
- a CDS encoding 3-isopropylmalate dehydratase large subunit codes for MVATFAEKILAKYAKEKKVVPGQIVTVKPDYLLMHDNAAPIIKKIQTDIEEYGIVNPRFPVIVLDHVIPASDEKTAANHKIIREFVKKYKIKNFFDVGTGVCHQVMIEKGLALPGKLILGSDSHTCSYGAIGAFSSGIDRTEAAALLLTGETWLKVPQSIKICLKGFLKPGVYAKDVILKIIRDISASGADYCSVEFCGDIKQFSVDERFTIANMGVEMGAKNTFFPVDDVATKYLSSIGVSKSEYTKVDPDKDAYYIKELNYDLADIPPVVALPHSVDNVKSVTEVEGIEIHQCLIGTCTNGRLSDFRIAASILKGKKIHPDVRLLILPSSRQIYLDALKENLVDTLIQAGGLLLPPGCGPCLGAHQGVLAPGERCLSTSNRNFKGRMGCKDAEIYLASPATVAVSAIYGKITDPRKEVR; via the coding sequence ATGGTTGCGACGTTTGCAGAAAAAATACTTGCTAAATATGCTAAAGAGAAAAAAGTAGTACCAGGTCAGATTGTCACAGTTAAACCTGATTATCTTCTGATGCATGACAACGCTGCTCCAATCATCAAAAAAATACAGACGGATATTGAGGAGTATGGTATTGTCAATCCGCGATTCCCTGTGATTGTCCTTGATCATGTTATCCCAGCGTCTGATGAAAAAACAGCTGCAAATCATAAAATCATTAGAGAGTTTGTTAAAAAATACAAGATAAAAAATTTTTTTGATGTGGGTACTGGCGTATGTCATCAAGTCATGATTGAAAAAGGGCTGGCTTTGCCTGGTAAGCTCATCTTGGGGAGTGATTCTCATACTTGTTCATATGGAGCAATTGGTGCGTTTTCTTCAGGAATTGATCGCACTGAGGCGGCAGCATTGCTGCTGACTGGTGAAACATGGCTTAAGGTTCCGCAGAGTATAAAAATTTGTTTAAAAGGATTTTTGAAGCCCGGGGTTTATGCAAAAGATGTTATACTTAAAATCATACGTGATATATCTGCTTCTGGTGCTGATTATTGTTCTGTTGAATTTTGTGGTGACATAAAACAATTTTCTGTTGATGAACGTTTCACCATTGCGAATATGGGTGTTGAGATGGGAGCAAAAAATACGTTTTTCCCAGTTGATGATGTAGCAACAAAATACCTAAGTTCTATAGGTGTTTCCAAATCAGAATATACCAAGGTTGATCCAGATAAAGATGCGTATTATATAAAGGAATTAAATTATGATCTCGCGGATATTCCTCCTGTTGTTGCGTTACCGCATAGTGTAGATAATGTCAAGAGTGTTACTGAAGTTGAAGGAATAGAGATACATCAGTGTCTTATTGGTACTTGTACAAATGGTAGACTCTCTGATTTTAGGATTGCAGCCAGTATTTTGAAAGGAAAGAAGATTCATCCCGATGTACGACTTTTGATACTCCCTTCATCCAGACAAATATATCTAGATGCATTAAAAGAAAACTTAGTTGATACACTTATTCAAGCTGGAGGTTTACTTCTCCCACCAGGTTGCGGTCCATGTCTTGGTGCTCATCAGGGAGTATTAGCACCTGGTGAACGTTGTCTGAGTACATCAAATAGAAACTTCAAAGGACGCATGGGTTGTAAAGACGCTGAGATTTATCTTGCAAGTCCAGCGACTGTTGCTGTTTCAGCTATCTATGGTAAAATTACAGATCCTAGAAAGGAGGTGCGTTAA
- a CDS encoding 3-isopropylmalate dehydratase, with translation MKIWRYGDNVNTDMLFPGKYTYTCSTPEEIKPHLLEDLDPLFAKNVREGDIIFAGKNFGCGSSREQPTVGLKAVGISAIVAESFARIFYRSSINQGLLLIECPDAVKAYREGDSVVLDVENGRIIVGGKPFSFPKLPKEILAIRDAGGLLAYTRAKLKNKK, from the coding sequence ATGAAAATTTGGAGATATGGGGATAACGTGAACACGGATATGCTTTTTCCAGGAAAATACACATACACATGTAGTACACCAGAAGAAATAAAACCTCATCTTCTTGAGGACCTTGACCCCTTGTTTGCTAAAAACGTAAGGGAAGGTGATATTATTTTTGCTGGTAAAAATTTTGGATGCGGTAGTTCAAGGGAACAGCCAACAGTTGGACTAAAAGCAGTTGGTATATCTGCTATTGTTGCAGAAAGTTTCGCTCGTATATTTTATCGTTCATCTATTAACCAGGGTTTGCTTCTCATTGAATGCCCTGATGCTGTGAAGGCTTATCGTGAAGGGGATTCAGTGGTTCTTGATGTTGAAAACGGGAGAATCATTGTTGGTGGTAAACCTTTTTCTTTCCCAAAACTTCCAAAAGAGATACTAGCGATACGTGACGCAGGAGGTTTACTTGCTTATACTCGTGCTAAACTTAAAAATAAAAAATGA
- a CDS encoding gamma carbonic anhydrase family protein, with translation MKPDIHKSSFVAKTAVIIGNVKIGKNCGIFPNAVIRGDENSIKIDDGSNIQDCCVIHCDREHSVRIGKNVSLGHGAVIHGATIGDDCIIGINATVLNGAEIGRGTIIGANALVTTDMKVPENSLVLGIPGKIIKQDKKFAEMARSNAEIYQKLAKEHMQGKHLVYNKR, from the coding sequence ATGAAACCAGATATACACAAATCAAGTTTTGTTGCAAAAACCGCTGTTATTATAGGTAACGTAAAAATCGGTAAAAACTGTGGTATATTCCCAAATGCTGTAATACGCGGTGACGAAAACTCTATTAAAATAGATGATGGGTCAAACATCCAAGATTGTTGTGTTATACACTGCGACAGAGAACATAGTGTCAGGATAGGAAAAAATGTTTCACTTGGACATGGTGCAGTCATCCACGGAGCAACTATCGGCGACGATTGTATCATAGGTATAAACGCGACTGTGCTGAATGGAGCAGAAATTGGGAGAGGCACTATTATTGGTGCTAACGCACTTGTCACAACAGATATGAAAGTTCCTGAAAACAGTTTAGTGTTAGGTATCCCTGGTAAAATAATTAAGCAAGACAAAAAATTTGCTGAGATGGCACGTTCTAACGCAGAGATTTACCAGAAACTAGCAAAAGAACATATGCAAGGAAAGCACCTGGTTTATAACAAAAGATAA